A single Desulfuromonas sp. DNA region contains:
- the lon gene encoding endopeptidase La: MSEEQDPMIDAELNGVEPGEDESEGSLVVAAEMLPSGLPIVPLRPRPAFPGILIPMALAGKEQMAPVKRALDTPSQAIGLVLVMDLEAEDGPENLHTVGVAGKILKVIHADEESIHILVNCLQRFSLEEVTETDQGLFALAHHHPEAELSVNPELKAYSMAILSTLKELVQINPLYSEEIKLFLNRSSMDDPGRLADFAANLTSADGQELQGILETFDVRKRIDRVLVLLKKELEVSRLQTKISRQIEEKVSAHQREFFLKEQLKAIKKELGLEKEGKTTEIEKFRERLKGLTLDAEAQKTVEEELEKLQLIEPSSPEYNVSRNYLDWLTILPWGKFSKDSYNIDRARRVLDRDHYGLEDVKERILEFIAVGKMKGDISGSILCLVGPPGVGKTSVGRSIADALGRTFFRFSLGGMRDEAEIKGHRRTYIGAMPGKFIQSMKSAGTANPVLMLDEIDKIGASFQGDPASALLEVLDPEQNAAFRDHYLDVPFDLSNVMFVATANQLDTIPAPLLDRMEIIRLSGYILEEKVEIARRYLIPKATKNHGLEKGRVTIRKDALRAIIDGWAREAGVRGLENHIKKIMRKAAMAFAKGREEKIVIARRDLVEYLGQPLFAGEDLFEEAPGIVTGLAWTSLGGATLQIEATAVPSKAKGFKQTGQLGDVMVESSEIAYSYVMAHLQGYGAEADFFDTHFVHLHVPAGATPTDGPSAGVTMTTALVSMITGKPVRKKLGMTGELSLTGRVLPIGGVKEKTIAARRAGLSTLIFPEANRKDFDELPDYLREGIEIHYAREYRDVQRVAFGAPRRTGARKPKP; encoded by the coding sequence ATGAGTGAAGAGCAAGACCCGATGATCGACGCCGAACTGAACGGGGTCGAGCCCGGAGAGGACGAGTCCGAAGGCAGCCTGGTGGTCGCCGCCGAGATGCTCCCCTCCGGCCTGCCCATCGTCCCCCTGCGGCCCCGGCCCGCCTTTCCCGGCATCCTCATCCCCATGGCTCTCGCCGGCAAGGAGCAGATGGCGCCGGTCAAGCGGGCCCTCGACACCCCCTCCCAGGCCATCGGCCTGGTCCTGGTCATGGACCTGGAGGCCGAGGACGGCCCCGAAAACCTGCACACGGTCGGGGTGGCCGGCAAGATCCTCAAGGTGATCCACGCCGACGAGGAGAGCATCCACATCCTCGTCAACTGCCTCCAGCGCTTCTCTCTCGAAGAGGTGACCGAGACCGACCAGGGACTCTTCGCCCTGGCCCACCACCACCCCGAGGCCGAGCTTTCGGTCAACCCGGAGCTCAAGGCCTACTCCATGGCCATTCTCAGCACCCTGAAGGAGTTGGTACAGATCAACCCCCTCTACTCGGAGGAGATCAAGCTCTTTCTCAACCGCTCCAGCATGGACGACCCCGGGCGCCTGGCCGACTTCGCGGCCAACCTGACCAGCGCTGACGGCCAGGAACTGCAGGGCATCCTCGAGACCTTCGACGTGCGCAAGCGCATCGACCGGGTCCTGGTCCTGCTCAAGAAGGAACTCGAAGTCTCGCGCCTGCAGACCAAGATCAGCAGACAGATCGAGGAGAAGGTCTCCGCCCACCAGAGGGAGTTCTTTCTCAAGGAGCAGCTCAAGGCGATCAAAAAAGAGCTCGGCCTGGAGAAAGAGGGCAAAACCACCGAGATCGAAAAGTTCCGGGAGCGCCTCAAGGGGCTGACCCTCGACGCCGAGGCCCAGAAGACCGTCGAAGAGGAACTCGAGAAGCTGCAGCTCATCGAACCCTCCTCGCCCGAATACAACGTCAGCCGCAACTACCTCGACTGGCTCACCATCCTGCCCTGGGGCAAATTCAGCAAGGATTCCTACAACATCGACCGGGCCCGCCGGGTCCTCGACCGGGACCATTACGGCCTGGAGGACGTCAAGGAGCGCATCCTCGAGTTCATTGCCGTGGGCAAGATGAAGGGGGACATCTCCGGCTCCATCCTCTGCCTTGTGGGACCGCCCGGGGTCGGCAAGACGAGCGTCGGACGCTCCATCGCAGACGCCCTCGGCCGCACCTTTTTCCGCTTCTCCCTCGGAGGGATGCGCGACGAGGCCGAGATCAAGGGCCACCGCCGCACCTATATCGGCGCCATGCCCGGCAAATTCATCCAGTCGATGAAGAGCGCCGGTACCGCCAACCCGGTCCTCATGCTCGACGAGATCGACAAGATCGGCGCCTCCTTCCAGGGCGACCCCGCCTCGGCCCTGCTCGAGGTCCTCGACCCGGAGCAGAACGCGGCCTTCCGCGACCACTACCTCGACGTCCCCTTCGACCTCTCCAACGTCATGTTCGTGGCCACCGCCAACCAGCTCGACACCATTCCCGCTCCCCTGCTCGACCGCATGGAGATCATCCGGCTCTCCGGCTACATCCTCGAGGAGAAGGTGGAGATCGCCCGCCGCTACCTGATCCCCAAGGCGACAAAAAACCACGGCCTCGAGAAGGGACGGGTCACGATCCGCAAGGACGCCCTCCGTGCGATCATCGACGGCTGGGCCCGCGAGGCAGGCGTGCGCGGCCTGGAGAACCACATCAAGAAAATCATGCGCAAGGCGGCCATGGCGTTCGCCAAGGGACGCGAAGAGAAGATCGTCATCGCCCGGCGGGACCTTGTGGAATACCTCGGACAGCCGCTCTTCGCCGGAGAAGACCTCTTCGAAGAGGCCCCCGGGATCGTTACCGGCCTGGCCTGGACGAGCCTCGGGGGGGCGACCCTCCAGATCGAGGCGACCGCGGTGCCGAGTAAGGCCAAGGGGTTCAAGCAGACCGGACAGCTCGGCGACGTCATGGTGGAGAGCTCGGAGATCGCCTACTCCTACGTCATGGCCCATCTCCAGGGGTACGGGGCCGAAGCCGACTTCTTCGACACCCACTTCGTACACCTTCACGTCCCTGCCGGGGCCACCCCCACGGACGGCCCCTCCGCCGGGGTCACCATGACCACCGCGCTGGTCTCCATGATCACCGGCAAGCCGGTGCGCAAAAAACTCGGCATGACCGGCGAGCTGAGCCTCACCGGGCGGGTGCTGCCCATCGGCGGGGTCAAGGAAAAGACCATCGCCGCCCGCCGCGCCGGCCTTTCGACCCTGATCTTTCCCGAGGCCAACCGCAAGGACTTCGACGAGCTTCCCGATTACCTTCGCGAGGGGATCGAGATCCACTATGCCCGTGAATACAGGGATGTCCAACGGGTTGCATTCGGTGCACCCCGCCGCACAGGCGCCCGCAAACCCAAGCCTTAA